From Hydractinia symbiolongicarpus strain clone_291-10 chromosome 11, HSymV2.1, whole genome shotgun sequence, the proteins below share one genomic window:
- the LOC130613594 gene encoding uncharacterized protein LOC130613594 has product MASGFWELTDGEHKQHYTNCMEKWQQGLQSWKKFKIERCYKTVFTTKLQLHLFGDASERAYGAVAYLRIGAKPAKINPVMSKGRVAPTKPQTVPRLELNAATRAVRLYGFIIKENDIPI; this is encoded by the coding sequence GAACATAAGCAACACTATACAAATTGCATGGAAAAATGGCAACAGGGTCTGCAATCCTGGAAGAAATTCAAAATCGAAAGGTGCTACAAGACCGTTTTCACAACCAAATTGCAGTTGCACCTGTTTGGAGACGCATCAGAAAGGGCCTATGGCGCAGTTGCCTATTTGAGAATTGGGGCTAAACCTGCCAAAATAAACCCCGTAATGTCAAAGGGAAGAGTTGCACCAACGAAGCCACAAACCGTTCCAAGACTTGAACTTAATGCCGCCACACGTGCAGTAAGGCTGTACGGATTTATTATAAAAGAAAACGATATACCAATTTAA